The Candidatus Acidiferrales bacterium DNA segment CCCCCGCCGAACCATACTCCTACCGGAGGACTACCACCATGAACCGCTTGCTCGCGACTTCCCTTGTCGCTTTGATTTGTTTCCCCGCAAGTTTGACGGCGCAGGCAGATGACCCCGGCCAGCGGCTCGAGCGCCCGGAGCGCGAGGCGCAATCGCTGCGGTTTGCCGTCGAGGCCTCCGAACAGCGCAGCCTCGAATTGACGTTTCTCATGGAAGCGCAGGGCATCGCCCGCTATGAGAAGATTCGCTACACCAGCTCGGCCGACGGCCGCATCATCCCGGCACACCTCTGGACGCCGCTCAACACTGCCGGGCGCAAGCTGCCGGCGCTCGTCTGGATTCACGGCGGCGTGCACAGCCACCTTAGCTCTTATTACTGGAGGCTGATCCGCGACATGCTCGAGGAGGGCTACATTGTCCTGGCGCCCGAGTACCGCGGCAGCACCCACCACGGCGCCGAGCACTACCACGCCATCGACTACGGCGGGATGGAGGTCGAGGACTGCACGAGCGGGCGCGACTGGCTGGCCGAGATGCACCCCAACGCGGACGCGAACCGCATCGGGATTCTCGGCTGGTCACACGGCGGCTTCATCACCATGCACGCCCTCTACCGCGCCCCGGAGAAATTCAAGGTGGGTGTGAACGTCGTCGGCGTCTCCGACCTGGTCGAGCGGATGGGTTATGCGACGGAAAACTACCGGCGCACCTTTGCCGAGCAGAAAGGCTTCGGCGGCTACCCCCACGAGAAACTTGACCGCTACATCGAGCGCTCGCCCGCTCACCAGGCCCAACGGCTGCAGACCCCGCTGCTCATCCACGCCGCAACCAACGACGATGACGTCCGCATCATCGAAATCACTCACCTGATCGACGCCCTCAAGGCCTCGGGCAAGAAGTTCGAATACGAGATCTATCCGGCCCCGCCGGGTGGTCATTCCTTCAACCGCATTAATACCAAGACCGCTGCCGAGAGCTGGCAGAAGATCAAGGCGTTCCTGGCGCGGTACCTCAAATAGCAGATGCTTGCGACGGCCGCGCGCAGCGTGTAGCAGAGAGCCGCCGTCAGGGCATGGCTTTAGCCATGCCGTACCATGCCGAAAAGAAAAAAGAGAAGCGGCTTCAGCCGCTGCGGGCGTGGGATAAATCCCACAGGGCTTGAAACTCGCGCTGGGCGATGGCGGGACAGGCAAATCGGGTTCAGCCGCTGTCGCCTATGCAATGTACCGGCCAACAGCCGGGGCAATGACGCGGAGCTCAGCCATCAGTTGCGAGAACTGATCCAGGTAGAGTGACTGCGCACCGTCTGACAACGCCTGCTCAGGGTCGTGGTGCACCTCGATGAGCAGGCCATCGGCGCCAGCGGCAACCGCCGCGCGTGCCATGGGCGGGACTTTGTCGCGCCAGCCAGTGCCGTGCGAGGGGTCGGCAAGGATGGGCAGGTGCGAAAGCTTCTTGATGACGGGAATGGCGGCAAGATCGAGGGTGTTGCGGGTGGAGGTCTCAAACGTGCGGATGCCCCGCTCGCACAGGATGACGTTGTAGTTCCCGCCGGCCATGATGTATTCAGCGCTCAGTAACAGCTCCTCGACCGTGGCCGACATCCCACGCTTGAGCAGCACCGGCTTACTCACTCCTCCCAGCGCCCGCAGCAGGTGGTAGTTCTGCATATTGCGCGCGCCCACTTGGAAAACGTCCACGTGGGGCAGCATCAAGGCGATCTGCGAAGGGTCCAGCACCTCGCTCACTACCAGCAGGCCGTTTTTGTCGGCGGCTTCGCGAAGGAGCTTCAGCCCCTGCTCCCCCATTCCCTGAAAGGTGTAAGGCGAGGTGCGTGGC contains these protein-coding regions:
- a CDS encoding alpha/beta fold hydrolase, translated to MNRLLATSLVALICFPASLTAQADDPGQRLERPEREAQSLRFAVEASEQRSLELTFLMEAQGIARYEKIRYTSSADGRIIPAHLWTPLNTAGRKLPALVWIHGGVHSHLSSYYWRLIRDMLEEGYIVLAPEYRGSTHHGAEHYHAIDYGGMEVEDCTSGRDWLAEMHPNADANRIGILGWSHGGFITMHALYRAPEKFKVGVNVVGVSDLVERMGYATENYRRTFAEQKGFGGYPHEKLDRYIERSPAHQAQRLQTPLLIHAATNDDDVRIIEITHLIDALKASGKKFEYEIYPAPPGGHSFNRINTKTAAESWQKIKAFLARYLK
- the aroF gene encoding 3-deoxy-7-phosphoheptulonate synthase, with amino-acid sequence MVVVMQAGSTEEQIQCVMDRLVAMGFDVHRSTGATHTVLGAVGVRCDADWRDIALLDGVREVVPITQPYKLASRPFRPDGTVVELPGGVRIGAQEVVVAAGPCAVESAEQIHRIAQDVARLGARLLRGGAFKPRTSPYTFQGMGEQGLKLLREAADKNGLLVVSEVLDPSQIALMLPHVDVFQVGARNMQNYHLLRALGGVSKPVLLKRGMSATVEELLLSAEYIMAGGNYNVILCERGIRTFETSTRNTLDLAAIPVIKKLSHLPILADPSHGTGWRDKVPPMARAAVAAGADGLLIEVHHDPEQALSDGAQSLYLDQFSQLMAELRVIAPAVGRYIA